One genomic segment of Manis javanica isolate MJ-LG chromosome 7, MJ_LKY, whole genome shotgun sequence includes these proteins:
- the TMEM254 gene encoding transmembrane protein 254 isoform X2, translating to MGSAAGGEAYFQRGNLLWFTFITFSLAYYSWVVFWPQSIPYQSLGPLGFFTQYLVDHHYTLLYIWYWLACVIHIGEAFYAMVLCKSKGITDGWAQLLWILQTLFFGIASLSILMAYKPKHHKHT from the exons ATGGGGAGTGCGGCAGGCGGAGAGGCGTACTTCCAGAGAGGCAATCTGTTATGGTTCACATTCATCACCTTCTCCTTAGCCTACTACTCG TGGGTTGTCTTCTGGCCGCAGAGTATCCCTTATCAGAGCCTAGGGCCCCTGGGCTTCTTCACTCAGTACTTGGTGGACCATCATTACACCCTCCTGTACATTTG GTATTGGCTTGCCTGCGTGATTCACATTGGAGAGGCCTTTTATGCCATGGTATTGTGCAA gtctaAAGGCATCACAGATGGTTGGGCTCAACTACTCTGGATCCTACAGACTTTGTTCTTCGGGATAGCATCTCTCTCCATCTTGATGGCTTACAAACCGAAACACCATAAACATACTTAA
- the TMEM254 gene encoding transmembrane protein 254 isoform X1 — MAVAKSEAGRAATAYFRTARPCLSLVTVLGLGYFAWVVFWPQSIPYQSLGPLGFFTQYLVDHHYTLLYIWYWLACVIHIGEAFYAMVLCKSKGITDGWAQLLWILQTLFFGIASLSILMAYKPKHHKHT; from the exons ATGGCGGTGGCGAAGTCCGAGGCGGGCAGGGCCGCTACCGCATACTTCCGTACAGCCAGACCTTGTCTCTCGCTGGTCACCGTCCTGGGGCTCGGGTATTTCGCG TGGGTTGTCTTCTGGCCGCAGAGTATCCCTTATCAGAGCCTAGGGCCCCTGGGCTTCTTCACTCAGTACTTGGTGGACCATCATTACACCCTCCTGTACATTTG GTATTGGCTTGCCTGCGTGATTCACATTGGAGAGGCCTTTTATGCCATGGTATTGTGCAA gtctaAAGGCATCACAGATGGTTGGGCTCAACTACTCTGGATCCTACAGACTTTGTTCTTCGGGATAGCATCTCTCTCCATCTTGATGGCTTACAAACCGAAACACCATAAACATACTTAA